AACCAGTGCAGAATAGGGTGTGGGACCTTAAGCTTGATACCTCTGAGTCTCCATTCCATCATCTGTCAAATAAGACAATCTTAGGCTGACCGACCTGATGCTGTTGAGAGGATTCAATGGCTCAATCACCATAACAGTTCCTCTTTACTGGCTGCCCACTCCATGCCTAAGCCTGCTCTGTTTTACACGCACTAACTTACCAAAGTTTCACAACAAACCTAGGAAgcaactactctttttttttttttgtcctcgaATAGAGGACGTATCAgatattaaactgataagaacagatactacacttgatcttagccaaaaggccgagaagcgatagcaactactcttttaaaaaagaaaagggagggcccagcactgtggcatagtaagtgaagcctctgcctgcagtgccagcatcctatatggacactggatcaagtcccagctgttccacttctgatccagctccctactaatgcatctgggaaagcagaagatggcccaagtccttgtgcccctgccagacacgtgggagacctggaagaagcttctggctcctggtttcggattggctcagctccaactgttgcatccatttggggagtgaccaagcagatggaagacttctctctctctctttctctctccctctctctctgtctgtaactctgcctctcaaataaatataaatattttttaaaaagaaaaagaaaagagggtgggcatttggcctatgGGTTGGGGCTCTGGTTGGTATACCCACAACCCATATCGGaaggcctgagttcaagtccaggctcctctcccaattccaggttcctgctaatgcacactctgggagcagTGGGTCATGACTCTAGAAGTTGGATCCAAGGCACTCACAGGGGAAATCtgcactgaattcccagctcaggAGCAGTGACaactggatgggagctctctttcttttttctctctcaaataaataaacattttaaaaagaaaaggactgTATTATACAAATAGTCAAGTGAAAGAAGGCGGGGCAAAATGAAATCCATACACCTACCCCCTACATCCAGCAGATGCTACCATTTTCCCATACTTATTtcatctccctctttttctgaaatattttaaagtaatactTTAGCACAAATCTCCCAAAATGCAGAAATCATCCCACATAACCACAATACCATTGTCAcacttaataaattaataattctcAATTTCATATCTAAAATGTTCCAATTCTCCCTATAATATTTTTAGAGCTGAGGTGTAAAATCAGGGCTACTGATAGGTCCATTTTGCAGGTGAGGGAATGGAGGCACAGAGTCACACAGCTGGAGTTTGAATACAGACAGTCGCGCCCTAGAGGCGCTCCTGAGACAGCAAACGCACATGAAAACAACTGATGCCGTGCCTGCACCTGCTAGGGCCTGCTTCTCCATCCTCCTCCCAACATCCTCCTCTTTCTGTTGTACTTTTTAACATTGCTTCCTCTTTCCACCCTTGCTCCTCTTGTACCTCTCATTctccccctccctggccacagcttcAATTGTTTCCAGAAGGTTCCTCACCTGCAACTGGTGCAAAGAAAATCTTGGAGGATGGTGGTGGCCCCTCCCACTGGTACTGGGCTGTGGGCTTGCTCCTTGGGGACTGGCACATCAAGGTCACGTTGCCCCCCACGCGAGGTacacccagcaggtggcaggacggAGGGGCTGGAGGCACTGGGGAAGGGCAGATGGACTATATCGCACACACCCGGAACCCGCagacccttccccctccccacacacccccTTGTCACCCAtttgctcctcccccacccttaTGGGAGAGACCTGCCTGAGCTGTGTGCTTCTCACTCACCCAGCACATTGAGTTCTAATGTTTTGCTGCTGTGGCCCCTGTTGGTGCCGGAACTGTCTTGAATATTCACAGAACAGCGGTAAGAGCCCGAGTCCTTCTCCTGGAGGTCCTTCAGCCGCATGGACACGTTCCGGGAGGGCATGGTGTGGACCAGGGAGGCTTCAGGTTTGCCTGACAGGACCCCATTGATGTAGGCCAACACCTGGAAGGGACATGACACCTCCTGTTATTGTACAGTGTCCCAGGAGCAGGCGGTTCCCCTCCTGCCACCTCTGGCCACTTTCACCTGCCCCTGATCTGCACCCACCCTTCTAACCCCTGCCAGCTCCCAGTTACCCATCTTCCCAGCCACTCTCACTGCTCCTGGGCCTTTTTCCCCTCTGCACTGTCTCTTCATCTCCCTCTTGTGTGGTGCAATAAAGATGCAAtggggggactggcgctgtggtgtagcggttaaagccccagcctgcagtgccggcatcccatatgggcgctggtttgagtcctgcctgctacgcttctgatccagctctctgctatggcctgggaaagcagcagaagatggcccaagtccttgggcccctgcacccacgtgggagacccagaagaagctctggctcctggcttcagattggcacagctctggccattgtggccaattggggagtgaaccagcggatggaagacctctctctctctctctctctctctctctctgcctctcttctctctgtgtaactctcagataaataaataaaactttaaaaaaaaaaaatggggctggcgcggtggctcacttggttaattctccgcctgcttcgccggcatcccatatgggctccaggttctagtcccggtttgctcctcttccagtccagctctctgctgtggcccgagagggcagtggaggatggcccaagtgcttgggccctgcacccgcatgggagaccaggaggaagcacctggcttctggcttcggatgggcgcaacgtgccggccatggtggccatttggggggtgaaccaacggaaggaagacttttctctctctctctctctcactgactaattctgcctgtctacctgtctaataataataataataataataataataaaacagggCTTTGTAGGTGTTAGGTTTCCAGGGAAGAGAACTCTTTGGGGAAGCCTCCAAGATCACTACATAGCCGGAACCCGTGAGGATACCTGCTTTCTCCTGAGGCCCGCATCCCCTGGCTaccctgcctgggccctggggtgccCACAGGCTACATGCGTCCGCCCCCTCACCTGCTTCAGATCCTCTCCTTTCTGTTCCAGGAACCATATCACGAGAGGCGTCTCCCACGGCTGGGCAGAGGACACCTCCCCTTGCAGAGTGTACCACGCCGGGAGCACCACTTCGCCTCCCTCCGTAGCTAGCACTTTGACGAGGCCGGTGGGCACGTGCAGCTCCAGTTGGGCCCGCGAGGGGGTCGCTGGAGACAGAACGAGCAGGGGTAAGCTGGGGAACGTCTCAGGAAAGAGTTCGCCTTTGGGGGCCTGGTGGGCTGCCCTGGGACCGCTGACCCAGAGTCCTGACTTCAGTCTCGGGGCTTATTCTCCCGCGCCCCAGCTCTGTGGTGGGGATGGGGCACATTTCCACGCGTTCACTCATATCCAGAGACACAGACTGCTGAGCGCCAAGAGAAGGGGCCGGATTCCCAGCAAGAAGGGAGAGCTATCCGGAGGAGGGCAGATCTGCTATTTCTGATCTACTTGCAACCTCCCAGTTGCACCCCTTGCGCCTCCAGTTACCCCCGGAGACAGGGTAACGGCGGAGGTAGGGGCCACCAGGCTTCCTCGTTCCCAAGTTTTCAACGCGGTGGGCGGAGAAGGCTGGGAGGCCGTCGGGTTACCGATTAACCTTGCGGCTCCTTCTGAACTGCCAGGGAGCAGGAGGCGCCCAAGCGGCCAGGAGGCTTTGGTGCACCTCCGCCCCAGCGCACAGTCTTCCCTAGGGAGGCGGAGCCTTCGCAGCCACAGAGCAGCTCGGCGACCCAGGTGGGCCCCAGGGTTAAGGGCGGGGTCTGCCCACGGGTGCACGTCTGCCCTCAGGGTGTCTGTCCGGCGTTCAGGACGTGGGCTGGCTTCCGGTCAGGGTCTGTAGCTTGCATTCATTCTGGCATCCTGGAGCGCTCTTGGGTTTGCCCTTGGGAGAGGCCACGAAGCAGCTGAGCGCTAAGCCCTTGGGGGAATAACTTGGGCTGCTCTCCGGCTAGGCCTGGgcacgctgcctcccaggcgtcCTGCGCCCTGCCCTTGCGCGGGCTCAGTACCTCCGCGTGGTGCGCTGGCGGCCCATGCGCACGCAGACGCAGGGCTCCGAGGCCCGGCCGCGCCATCCGCGCCGCTTTCCGGCTTCGCGTCTTCACAGACCCCCACCGCCCTGTTCCTTGGCCTTCGGTGCAGCCCCCTTCCCGTTTCCTGGCCGGTCCCTGCGGGCTGGGCAGGAAGCTTGTGCCCCGTGATAAGGCTGAAGACAATGAAGGGGGGGCCGCTACACCGGAGGCTCTGACGGCAAAAACAACCCCAGCCTCAAGGAGCCCGACGGCCCATTCGGCGGAGGCCCccgcaagccaggagcctgcgggCCGTGCCCCTGTGGCCGGGCCTGTGGACCGTACCCGCCGAGCGAGCAGCCAGAAGCGGTTCCTGCCCGGAAACTGCAGGAGTCCCAGGAGGAGCTCGGGCTTCCTTCGCCATGGGCGCCCTCGTCCCACCTCAACGAGCTCCCGCAGGCCCTGCTTCTGTAACCCGCACTTCGCAGAGGCCGAAGGGTAGCAATGATAAAACGCACGCCCTAGGGTCTGCGCTAGGGCCGCGCGTCTCAGGCCCCCTGTCAGGAAACAGGGGCAGAAGAGGGTCAAGGCTGCCCGCCCTCCGTCCTGGGTGTGAGGAGCTGGAGCGAAGCCGCCCCGACAGCGCAGCCTTTTTCCGCTCCCGGAGGGCACAGCGCCCGAGTGAAAAAGGACGGGCTCTGGCCCACTCCGAGACCAGAGGGAGACGCAGGCAAGGGCCCGCTCCCCAGGGCTACTATTtttagtctctctctttctctgagaaACTCCCCCCGCGGGCTTCTCACGCCCCAGGGGCAAGCAGCGCCGAGGCTCGGAGGAGCTCGGGGCTGGACGGCCTCTCCACCGACCCGACGGCCCAGAGCCTGCCCCGTGCGCCCGGGGGGCGGCCCAAGTGCCATTTAACCCTCAGTTGGCTGGGCTGGCAGGAACTGGAATCTGGGCCTACCGAAGACTCACTACGgggagagaaaagggaagggTTGCCCACGATGAGCAGATGGTGGCCACAAGGCGCAAGCAGCAAACCTGGATTGTCCTCCCCTGTCCGCCATGCCTCTCCATCAAGAAGAGCGATAGGGGAGTTGTCAGAGGGACGTAGAAGGCAGGAGAGCCGAGCTTGAACTCGGCAAAGTGGGACTGCGAAGTGGAGGGGCAGGAAGACTTCCGGGCTTTTGTGTGGCTCCGGGGGCTTAAGTAGAGACCCTAACATTTCGTGCCGCAACACCACTGGGTTAACGGGCCTTGGACAGAAGCAGGGGGGTCCCGCCTCACTCTGCCTCATTGTGGCGGAATTCCACCCTACCTCCTTCCAGGCCTCCCTGTCTTGGCATTCTCTGGAGAAACCGAGTTCAAGCCGCTAACTCCAAACCCACTTTCCACTCTCTTAAGGAAGAGTGGGAAGCCGGGAGTGGAACAGCTTATAATGGGCTTAGGTCCTGCTGGGTCCTTTACCTCTGGCGTTAGGAGACTCCCAGACCCTGAGGAAGCCAGGGACCCCTAGGGGTCCCCTAGGGGCCTTCGGCATTCTCCTAGCACTCACTGGAAGCACCGCCTCTCTAACTTTGTCCCTTTGCCTCTAGGAACGAATAGAGATGGTGGACCTGGGACAGTATGCGACAATTCTCCCAGCTTTTGAACCATTTCCTGTGTCCAAATGACCTCACGGTCATAGCTTGAGGGCACCTCCCTTGATCCCTAGGAAGAGGGAGGATCTAGCCTGGAGGGGGGGGGTGACTCCAAGCGCCTGCATCAAGCCTGGGGACAAGGATATTCCTTGGGGACCTCTGGAGCCAGCTtattgggggagggggctggggggggggaccGAGGGGGACTGGAGTTAAGTCCTTAAGCTCTTTATCAGGGTCTCATCTAGTGTCTCAGCTCATCTGGCTCTGCTGAATGGGGTGGAGAACAGAGGAGAGAATGGCTGTGATAATTCACCCCAGGAATCTGCTCATCTCCTGGCGATGCCCTGATAACACACACTCCACACCCAAAGCGGGAGCTGTCCCAGGACCAGCCGGGGAtgccctggggtgggagtggggtgtaGTGATGGTATAACTGGAACAGGGCTGGAGTCCCCTCCCACGCAGTTCTTCATCAGTGCCCGAAGTCCTCCCTCAGGGTCGGAGCGCCCTGTTCCATCCCAAGTCCCCTCCTCGTCCCAGGTTTCACTCACCGAGGGTACTCAGCCCCAGGAACAAAATCCACAGCAAGCTGGTAGCGGGAGACCCGAGCGGAGAAACCATGGCCTTCGCTGGCCCAGGCGGGATCAGGGGCGCCAGCTCCGGGACGCACGGTCCGACAGGTGTGGAGGCTGCAGGACAGGAGGACGCGCACCAGAGCCCGGCCACAGAGGCGGCTCCAGCCCAAGTCTgagtgagtggtgtgtgtgtgtgtgtgtgtgtgagcgcgaGCCGGTGGCGGGGTGGGGACCGACCGCGACAGCGGGGCGGGGCGTTCGAGGGGGAGGAGAGGTCGCCGTCCTCCCGGGCGGGGCGCGCCGGTGACCCGCCGCGGGGGTCGGGAGGGGGGTCGCTCCCAGCGCTGGGACTGCGGGGCTCGCGGCCTCCTCCCGCCGGCCGGGGCGCAGGGCACAGGCGGGGGCAGCGAGTCGTgctgcctggggggtggggggggtgtccTGAACAACCGTTCCGTGCCACGCCCGCCCTTTCCGCcggtgtggggtggggaggtgaccaggaagggagggaggcgtGGGACTTTCCGAAGACCAGGAGCCACCGC
This window of the Lepus europaeus isolate LE1 chromosome 7, mLepTim1.pri, whole genome shotgun sequence genome carries:
- the ESAM gene encoding endothelial cell-selective adhesion molecule, translating into MVSPLGSPATSLLWILFLGLSTLATPSRAQLELHVPTGLVKVLATEGGEVVLPAWYTLQGEVSSAQPWETPLVIWFLEQKGEDLKQVLAYINGVLSGKPEASLVHTMPSRNVSMRLKDLQEKDSGSYRCSVNIQDSSGTNRGHSSKTLELNVLVPPAPPSCHLLGVPRVGGNVTLMCQSPRSKPTAQYQWEGPPPSSKIFFAPVADVIRGSLRLTNLSTSMSGVYICTAHNVVGSAQCNVTLEVSTGPGAAVVAGAVVGTLVGFVLLAGLILLYQRRGKALEEPANDIKEDAVAPRTLTWPKGSDTISKNGTLSSVTSARALQPPHSPSRPAALTPTPSLSSQALSSPRLPRTDGAPPQPVSSSPGGVSSSALNRMGAVPVMVPAQSQAWSLV